Proteins from a single region of Bradyrhizobium diazoefficiens:
- a CDS encoding LuxR family transcriptional regulator, with product MRYIFQAFVDQLIESTDVDDLRLGMAETAAALELSSFAYLGLPSRPDAQPLLISTYPSSWTSHYVQQQYHQFDPVIMQSVRRDKAFEWGLGLGPEAHSEPARQLFEEAARFGIRCGFTVPIHEGGVAVAAVTFAASERGASFGRSVRRHARILPFIATTFHAHAQRKLRARDQIDGVTLSRRQIQCLDWAAQGKSSWEIGRIMGISHHTVAFHLDNAKAKLGVRSTTQAVARFIAAGRKI from the coding sequence ATGCGCTACATTTTTCAGGCTTTCGTCGATCAACTCATCGAAAGTACTGACGTTGATGACCTTAGGCTCGGAATGGCCGAAACTGCTGCCGCGCTCGAGCTGTCTTCTTTCGCCTACCTCGGTTTGCCTTCCAGACCAGATGCGCAGCCGCTTCTGATTTCGACCTATCCATCAAGCTGGACCTCGCATTACGTCCAGCAGCAGTATCACCAGTTCGATCCTGTGATTATGCAGTCTGTTCGCCGGGACAAGGCCTTTGAGTGGGGCCTTGGTCTCGGACCAGAAGCACATTCGGAGCCTGCGCGTCAGCTTTTCGAGGAGGCCGCCCGATTTGGCATTCGCTGCGGCTTCACCGTTCCGATTCACGAGGGCGGCGTCGCGGTTGCCGCGGTCACATTTGCTGCCAGCGAACGAGGCGCGTCCTTTGGACGTTCCGTACGACGACATGCTCGTATACTTCCCTTTATAGCAACGACTTTCCATGCACACGCGCAACGTAAGCTGCGCGCCCGCGATCAGATTGATGGTGTCACGCTTTCTCGGCGGCAAATCCAATGTCTGGATTGGGCCGCTCAGGGCAAGTCGTCCTGGGAAATTGGCCGGATCATGGGCATCTCTCACCATACGGTCGCGTTTCACCTGGACAACGCCAAAGCCAAGCTGGGCGTTCGATCGACGACCCAAGCGGTCGCGCGTTTTATTGCGGCTGGTCGAAAGATCTAG
- the ald gene encoding alanine dehydrogenase: MKVGVPKEIKTHEYRVGLTPGAVREYVAAGHSVLIETTAGAGIGATDEQYRKAGATILDSAREVFASSEMIVKVKEPQPSEWTQLRENQILFTYLHLAPDPEQAKGLIKSGCTAIAYETVTGPAGGLPLLAPMSEVAGRLAIEAAGAALRRYSGGRGLLIGGVPGVQPARIVVIGGGVVGAHAARMAAGLGAEVTILDRSIPRLRELDELFEGRVRTRFSTIDAVEDEVFAADVVIGAVLVPGASAPKLVSRGMLSSMRKGSVIVDVAIDQGGCFETSRPTTHADPTYEVDGVIHYCVANMPGAVPLTSSQALNNATLPLGLALANNGFAAVLENPHLRAGLNVYRGRLTYKAVAESLGLPFSPIEQAAA; encoded by the coding sequence ATGAAGGTCGGTGTTCCCAAGGAGATCAAGACGCACGAATACCGCGTGGGTCTGACTCCCGGGGCTGTCCGCGAATATGTGGCCGCGGGCCACAGCGTGCTGATCGAGACAACGGCCGGTGCGGGCATCGGCGCGACAGATGAGCAGTACCGCAAGGCTGGCGCGACGATTCTGGACTCCGCTCGGGAGGTCTTTGCATCGAGCGAGATGATCGTAAAGGTCAAGGAGCCCCAGCCTTCGGAATGGACCCAACTGCGAGAGAACCAGATCCTCTTCACATATCTGCATCTGGCGCCGGACCCGGAGCAAGCAAAGGGCCTCATAAAGTCCGGTTGTACCGCCATTGCCTACGAGACCGTGACTGGTCCAGCCGGTGGGCTCCCGCTGCTTGCGCCAATGAGCGAGGTTGCGGGCAGGCTTGCGATCGAAGCCGCGGGGGCGGCGCTGAGGCGCTACTCAGGCGGGCGGGGGCTGTTGATCGGCGGCGTGCCCGGTGTGCAGCCGGCCCGTATCGTCGTGATCGGAGGCGGGGTTGTTGGTGCGCATGCCGCGCGGATGGCGGCGGGACTGGGTGCCGAGGTCACGATCCTCGATCGTTCGATTCCCCGGCTTCGCGAACTGGACGAACTATTCGAGGGGCGTGTTCGCACCAGGTTCTCGACCATAGATGCCGTTGAGGACGAAGTATTTGCAGCGGACGTTGTCATTGGTGCGGTGCTCGTTCCCGGCGCCAGCGCGCCGAAGCTGGTCAGTCGCGGCATGTTGAGCTCGATGCGCAAGGGCTCCGTCATCGTGGACGTAGCTATCGATCAGGGCGGATGCTTCGAGACCTCGCGTCCGACGACTCACGCGGATCCAACATACGAGGTGGACGGCGTCATCCATTATTGCGTCGCCAATATGCCCGGAGCTGTCCCGCTCACCTCAAGCCAGGCATTGAACAACGCCACGCTGCCCCTTGGTTTGGCTCTCGCCAACAACGGATTTGCAGCCGTGCTCGAAAATCCGCATCTGCGCGCAGGCCTCAACGTCTATCGGGGCCGGCTAACTTATAAGGCCGTGGCCGAAAGTCTTGGCCTGCCCTTCTCACCGATCGAACAGGCCGCGGCCTGA